In Lewinella sp. 4G2, the sequence CAGGTTTTTCTGGAGGAATTTGCGAACTACGATACCATCCAGGGAGAGATGTTGAGGATGTTGCTGAAGCGGCTCATCATTAAGGTTACCCGCATTGCTAAGGAGCAACATTTACAGGAGGAACTACCCTCGCAGGAGTATGACTTGCTGCGGGAATTCAACCTGCTCGTAGAAAAAAATTTCCGCCAGTACCATCAAGTGCAGGACTACGCAGGGCTCCTTTTCAAAAGCCCAAAAACGCTCAGTAATCTATTCAAGAAGGCCGGCGCCAAATCACCGCTGAAGATCATTCAGGAGCGGATCAGTCTGGAAGCAAAACGGCTACTTCGTTATACGGACAAGGATGTTGCGGAGATCGGGTATGACCTGGGATTCGTGGAGTCCAGCCATTTCAGCCGGTTCTTCAAGAAGATGGAGGGGATGAGCCCGGGGGCCTTTCGGAAGGGATAGATGGGGGCGATTTAGCCAGGCAATAACAATGGTGCGGTCTTGTTTAGCCTTCCAAAATATGTAGCTACACGCTTTTACGAGATCCACACCGAATAATCCGTGTCGTTCACTGAATAATCATGACCGTTCCCTGAAAGTGTGGCCGCATATTTAGGAAGCGCGTGCATTCGGCCTACTTTTGTACCCGTTACGATTTATAGCAATGTTATCAGAAATATGGGTGCGTGGAAAACATACTGTCACAAAATTTAGCGCCAGTTCAATACAATTTTAATGCCCGGTGCGCAACTGCTTATTGTTGAAGATGACCCCATCATCGCTGCGGACCTCGGAGACCGAGCAGTGGAACTTGGTTATGAAGTACTAGCCCTGTTGCGGCACGGCGAGGCGGCGCTGAAATTTGTCCGCTCCGGTCAGGTACCCGATCTTATTTTAATGGATATTCAACTCGCCGGAGCGATGGATGGCATTACGGCGGCCATTCAACTTTACGAAGAGTTCCCCCAACTCCCCCTGATCTTCCTTACGGCGAATACGGATACGGCTACCTTCAGCAGCGCGCGCCAGGCCAGGCCCCGGGCTTTCCTATCCAAGCCCATCCGTACAAATGACCTGGTCTATGCCATCGAGTTAGCCCTGGATGAAGGGCTACGCCCCAACGCACTGCCCCTCGCCAATGACCCGGCACCTGCGGCAGCGCCCTCTACTGATCCTGATGGGTTAGCAGACCCTTCGGCAGACGAACGGGATAGTGCTGAAGACCTAGCCTCTAAAAATATCATCTCGCTTCGAAGTGGCAACCGACTATTGCGGCTCGACTTAGGCCAAGTACGGTACGTAAAGGCCAACGACTATTACTGCCAAGCCGTAATGAAAACGGGTGATACGATGCTGACGATGACGCTAAAGGCGTTCCTCAGTTTCCTACCGCAGAACCATAGTTTCATGCGCGTCCACCGCTCCTACTTAATCAACCTGCACCACCTGAAAGAAGTCGCGCAGCATACGGTAATTATTGCCGGTGAGGAGATTCCCGTCAGCCGCAATAAGCGGAAGGAATTACTGGAGCGACTTAAGGAATTGTAGCGGCAGAAAATTCGGGGATGCTGACCTGCACCCCGTAACCCACCTCCTTCACCTCTTCCAACTCGGCGTTCATTTTCGCCGCCAGCAAACTAATTAACCGGCTACCGAAGCGAGTGCCAGTGGACTCCTCACGCAGACCTACCCCATCATCGGCCACCCGCATAATGAGCGTATCGTTGGCCTCTACTTGCAGGTTGACCTCAATGGTTCCGGACCGCCCACCAGGGAAGGCGTATTTAACGGCGTTGGTCACCAATTCATTATAGATCAAACCCAGCGGAATGGCCAAATCAACGTCCAGCCAAACGGACTCGATGTCTTGATAAAGATCGATCTGGTCGCCAGCCGTACTGGCCGAAAGGATGGCCTTGCCCAATTCTTCAAAATAGACTGCCGTGTCCACTGAGGTCACCTCATCATCCGCGTAGAGTTGCTGGTGCAGGAGCCCCATCGCATTGATCCGGTTACTCCCTTCCTTGAGCGCATTTCGTGCTCCTTGTTCCCCTTCGGTATCGCCGGTAACGGCACTCTCCTGCAGGCGGAAGAGGCTGGAAAGCATCTGTAGATTGTTCTTGACGCGGTGGTGGACTTCCTTAACCAGCGCCTCCTTATGCGTCAGTAGCTTACGGTATTCCCCGTTGCGGCGGCTCAACTTGCGCGCGAGGAAGAAAAGTGTAAGCCCGAAGGCCAGCACGACCAACAAGCCGGCTACCGTTGCAGTCAGGATTAAACGCTGGCGTGCTAACTGAGCGTCTTGATCCAGGATCCGGGCTTCCTTGCGCGCGGTCTCGAAGGTGATGGCCCGCTCCGCCCGCAGGCTGGCAATTTCGGTGGAATCGGCCAGCCGCTGATTAGTGTAAGCCCTACGGACGTACGCTAGCGCCTTATCCGTTTCTCCGCGGGCTTCCAGGTACGGCGCCAATTCCATGGCCACCTGCCCGGCCAGGGGGCTGATCCGCAACGCTTCGTAGTCTCGCACGTAGCCGAAGTAGTCATCCAACGCTTCAACGGCCTGCCTTTCGTTTAGCAGTTGGTGGTGAGCGTAGGCTTTTGGCACCGCGAAACGGCGGAGGCGGTCATCGTCAAAACCAGTGGCTTCGCGGTGGACGGCGAATGCTTCGTTCAGGATCGTGAGGGCAGCTTCCGGCTCGTCGTTCATGATCTTGGCCAGGGCGCGTTCCGTTTGGATGCGAACGTAGGTATCCGCGTCGTCGGGGTTATCCAGCAGCGCGCGTTTTGCGTAGATGGTTGCGGCTACCTCTTCCATAGCATCAAACTCCTCCAAAATCACCAGGGCCCGGACGAGCTGGTCAGCTGCCGAAAGGTAGAGGTAGGGGCTCTCCTCCCACGTCACCAGGTCGAAGGCTTTCTGGGCGTAGCGGCGGACTTCGTTGGGTTCATCCAAGCCGTCGTACAGGAAGGCCATGCGGCTGTATCCTTCTGAAAGTACCAGCGGCTCTGCCTCAGCCTCCAGCACCGGGATGGCCGCAACCATGGGCGCTTCGGCTTCGGCGTAGCGGCCGATGGAGCAGAGGTCCGTACCTAAATCTATTTGTGCCCGGGCGGCCATGAGTGGCTCACCACCGGCTTCGTAAAGATCTACCGCCTGCCGCTCGTAACTAATGGACGCTTCAAAATCCGCATCCGTCTGGTAGTAGATATTGTGGTAGAGCGCCCAGGCGTTTTTCACGTGGGCCTGGCCGACAATGTTATTTGCGCGCTGGGCGATACTGTCCGCCTTCACGAGAAAGGAACGTGGTACATCAGTCGCATCGGGGCCTTCGTAGCTGACCTGTAGGTAAGCTCGGATATCGTCATAATCTAATGGACTACTCTCCTGCAAGGCAGTTAGCAGTTGCTCGGGGTCTTCCCAAATATCCTGGCAGAACAGACCGTTCGATGAGAGTACCAAGAACAAGCTGATAGCAATACATGCGTAATTACGAGGCATTCAGCAAGGTAAGCCTTACTATTATTTTGTCCATAGTTCGCGGTCCCCTAACCTTTGGAGATGGCCACCAAAACGAAGCCCGCAATCGTAATGATTGTTCCGGCAATGCCGAAACGGATTGTCCAACGCCAAGTCTTGGCGAAGCGCGCGATGATACCTCCCGTCACTACCAAACCGATACCAATTACGGGAATGATCCTCAAATAGTGCTTGAGCGACAGCCCATCCTGGCTGCCCATTGCCCCTTTTAAGTAACCACCTACGTATAGTGTCTGACCCACAAATGCGATGATCCCTAAAAAGATTAGCGCTTGTATACCTATCGCTAAGAGTACATCGGATGGTTTATCGATCCAGACCCGCACAATGGCGTATAGGAGATAAGCCATTTGAAGAAACCCGATGGCCTGATACGCTTTCGCTATCGCAAACGGATCGGATAGGATTAAGAAAAAGGGAATTAAAAAGACGGAAAATAACGTCGCGTGCGCACTAGTATAGGCGGTTGCCACTATCGTCTCCGTATAGTTATAATCCTTCCTGGGGAATACGAAATAATATAAAAGCGCATTTAGTGGAATAAACAATAAACTGAAATAACTACTGTACTGGATAAACCACTTCGTCATTTTCTTTAAAAAGGAAGTGTATGCATCCGTGTACCACCGGGCAAATTCTTCCGCTTGGGCATTATTATCTTCCGCCTGGGCTAAAAGGGCATCCAGCATTTGTTGACGGCCAGCTTCGTATTCCTGCTCGTAAAAAGGCATTAAAAAATCATGGAGAGGCTCTCCGAAACGCAGTTGCACGACGAAGTAGGACGCCGCCACCACCGAAAGCGCAAACAGAAAATAGCGCGTCGGCCGAATAAACCGGGCCCGGTCCTTAAACAAATAGGTATCGACGACCTCATTCGGGTAGGTCGTCAATTTCACTACCGTACCCAGCATGCCTCGGTCCGCATTCGCGAGATCGGCAAAAAAGGTTTTTATTAGTGCGCCGAAGGATAGCCGTTCGGGCGGTTCGTTGTTGGGGGTAGCCATAGGGTTGGCGTTCAATTTTAGCGGAAAGCGAACTCCAATTTAGTCTTTAGAAGTGGTTTATCGTTATTTCGCCCTACATCCGAGCCCGCATCCAATTCCTAAGGGAGTACCGTGGCGCTGCCGCAGGTGCTAAAAAATTGGATGAGCACGAATTGGTAGAATTAAAACTTCGGATCGCACCTCCAACGGGGATAACCGTTTACTCACGCGTATGACCACCCAACAAGGCCAGTACCTGGCCGCGCTCACGAAATACTACGCCGGTTACCGGTCTTCCTTCCTGCGGTGGGCACAGTCCACTTACGGGCAGCCGGCCGACGTTTGCCTGGCCAACTACCGCCGTGCCCTCATCGCCTGGTACGAAGCGACTTTGAGGACGCACGACCCTTACCGGGGGGATGCCGATACTTTCGTCAAAGCCATGGCTGGCTACTACTTCAACCCTACCCCGATCGAACCCGGGCTTGCGGGTACGGCCATGCCCTTTGGCGACGATCTTTCCCTCGCCACCCAGGAACGGCCGCTTCACTACATCCCCCGCCCCCTGCGGATGAACCAGCGCCAGGGGCAGATGCTCGCCGGCTTCCAACAACTGGAGGCCCGCCACCGCGAACTCATCCTGATGGCCCACTACCACCGCATCGATCGCCACCGGATGGCGGAGGTCCTCGGGGAACCCGGCGGGGCGCAGATCATTAGCGAACGGCTCCACAAGATCCAATTGCTGATTCGGGAAAATTGGGAGGCCATGCGCATCGTGGACGCCGCCCACCGCCCCTCCGCGCAGGACGACCTCCTCATTGAAAAGTACTTTACCGGCGAACTGGAAACGACCGACCGTTGGGCCGTCGAAGCCCGCCTGCCTACGGACCCGGCCTTCCGCGAAGCCGTCAGCTTACGGGAAGACTGGGCGGGCGTGCTCACCGTAGCCGGCCGTCAGGAATTGATGGAACTCCTCCAGCGGGAAGAAGCCCGTTTGGTGCTGGGCGACCAGACTCATTCCCTCGCACCTGCGCGAGCGCCCAACTCGTCCCGCATTATATCGGGAGCAGCGCCCAACTCGTCCGACGAAGTAGAGTTGACGCCCCGTAAAAGTATTTTCAGCGATTTTGAACTACCCCGCCCCGCCAGCCTGCTGGCAATCATCCTGATGGCCGTGCTGGGCTACCTGGTCTGGACGACCTTCGGCCCCGCCGCCCCCGAACGCCGGGCCGTGACCAATTTTGAACCCTTCCCCAATATCTTCACGGAGTTCGAGCCCCGCAACGAACAGGAACGGGACCTCCAGCGCATCCTGTATTATTACGACCGGGGGGATTACGTGACGACTTACGATGAGTTGCTGCCCGTCGCTACCGCTTACCCCGCCGCGCCCCTCTACCTCGGCGTTTCCGCGCTGGCGCTGGACGAACCGACGCGCGCACTGGACTGGTTCGAGCGCATCCCCGAAGACGATTATTACCGCCCTTTCGCCGATTGGTATACCGCCCTGGCCTACCTCGCCGCCGGGCGCACGGAAGCCGGGCGGGCGGAATTGAACGAGATATTGGCGCGGCCGGGGCACGTGTACACGACGCGGGCGCGGGAGTTGTTGGGGGAATTGCAGTAGGAAATGAAGGGTAAATTCCTCCCTAAACGATCTCTTCCGGCAACTTTTACCCTCCCGATTTCAATTACCTTCGCGCCCGGATAAAACTGACGGACCAACCGACCAAAAGCAGACCGCATGAAACCGACCACCCTCAAAGGCACCCGCGATTTCCTTCCCAGCGAAGTGCGCAAGCGCGATTACATTTTTGGCGTGATCCGCAAGCACTTCCGGACCTTTGGCTACCAGCCCATTGAGACGCCGGTTATGGAAGACCTACGGACGCTTACCGGCAAGTACGGCGAGGAAGGGGATAAACTGCTCTTCAAGGTTCTTAATAACGGCGACTTCCTGCGCAAGGCCAACGCCGATGATTTGGCGGCCAAGGATAGTGGGAAGGTCGTTACGCAAATCGCCAAACGCGGCCTGCGGTACGACCTCACGGTGCCCTTCGCCCGCTACGTGGTGATGCACCAGAACGACCTCGCCTTTCCCTTCAAACGCTACGCCATCATGCCCGTCTGGCGCGCCGATCGCCCGCAGAAAGGCCGCTACCAGGAGTTCTACCAGTGCGATGCAGATGTTGTTGGTAGCGACAGTCTGCTCTACGAAGCCGAACTCACGCAACTGCTCGATGCCGTCTTCACGGAGCTTGGTCTAAAGGCCGTCATTCGCCTCAACAACCGCAAGATTCTCGCCGGCCTCGCAGAGATTGCGGGTATGGCCGATAATATGATGGACATGACCATCGCTATCGACAAACTCGATAAAATTGGCGAAGAAGGCGTCGTCAAAGAATTAAAAGAAAGGGGCGCTGACGCAGGTGCCGTGGAAGTGATTCTCCAATTCCTGAAAACGACGGATCTGAACGAAGTAGCCCCGTTGCTCTCCGAAAGCGAAGTCGGGCAGCAGGGAATTGCTGAGTTGCAGGAGACCTTCCGGCTAATTGGTACCCAGCCCACACAAAACCGGATTGAATTCGACGTTACCCTCGCGCGCGGCTTGAATTACTACACGGGGGCCATCTTCGAAGTGGCCGTCGATACCGACGCGCCGGGGCAGGAGGCCATCAAAATGGGTTCCATCGCCGGTGGCGGCCGCTACGCCGACCTCACCTCGATCTTCGGGATGAAGAATATGCCCGGCGTCGGGATCAGCTTCGGCGCCGAACGCATCTACGACGTTCTGGAAGACCTCAACGCCTTCCCCGCTGACGCTACCGAAGACCTCCAATACCTCCTGGTCTGCCTCGACGATGAGGCCCTCGAACACGGCTTCGGCCTGGTGAGCCGCCTCCGCGCCCGCGGCGTCCACGCGGACCTCTACCCCACCGCCGCCAAACTCAACAAAATGATGAAATACGCGGACCAACGGGGTGTGCCCGGCGTGGTCATCATTGGCTCCAACGAGGTCGCTACGGGGGAGTATTCTCTAAAGGTGATGGCGACTGGGGAGCAGCGGGGGATTCGGGAGGGGGAGTTTTGATGGGAGCCCTGGAGGGGCGTTTTCGGTAGCGAGGGGATGCTTCCCCTCGTTTTCGTTGGGGATTTTTTCGTTGGACCTTGTTTTCGTCGGGTCCTCATTTTCGTCGGGACCTCGTTGTCGTTCCCCTCGTAACACAAACGAGGGGAAGCATCCCCTCGCTACAATAGGCGCCCCTCCGGGACTACAAATCAAACATTTTGTTATTTATTGTTTTTGTTTCTATGTTTGTCGAAACAAAAACCACAGCAGCATGTCTTCATCCTACGACCGAATTATCTTACACAGCGTTTGGAGTACCAAATACCGAAACCCGTGGATTGACAAAAAATCGAACCCGAATTATTTGCCATTATGGTAAGCGAGTTCCAAAACCATGGGTGCCAGGTCCTCGAAATTGGCGGTTCGGACGACCACGTCCACGTCCTCCACACCCTGCCTCGAGCTAAATCCGTCGCCCAGGTCATGGCCGCCGTCAAGGCCGTCTCCAGTCGATGGATGTTTCCCCGCGCAAAACAATACGAATGGTTCGAATGGCAGGATGGTTACGGCACCTTTTCCGCCGATTACCGTCATTTGAATAAGGTTCGTCGTTACGTCAGGAACCAAAGAACACAACACGCCACGCCGGGAAAACTTGACACCTTCAAAAAGGAATACACTGCCATGTTAACTGAATACGATTATCCGGACTTCACCCCGGAATACGTTTTCCCCACCCCCTAGCCCCAGCGGGGCGTCTACCGTAGCGAGGGGATGCTTCCCCTCGTTTTCGTTTCCCCTCGTTTTCGTTCGATCTCGCATTTCGATCCACCTCGTATTTCGTTCCACCTCGTTTTCGTTCCACCACATTTTCGTTCCATCTAGGTTCGTAGAACCTCGACATGGTCAAATATTACATTCATGTCAACCACATTTAGATGTCCTACGTGCAAC encodes:
- a CDS encoding AraC family transcriptional regulator, whose translation is MQQHFRDAATKGYLKIMVGQDDLHYNPYENAGKPYTVAWNRGEAQRLVVDETEHTIGKNQMALLVVEQDFTFDRPEDITAYQFNREFYCIVDHDKEVSCVGFIFYGLPSPMIIELDEAEIRSFDLLHQVFLEEFANYDTIQGEMLRMLLKRLIIKVTRIAKEQHLQEELPSQEYDLLREFNLLVEKNFRQYHQVQDYAGLLFKSPKTLSNLFKKAGAKSPLKIIQERISLEAKRLLRYTDKDVAEIGYDLGFVESSHFSRFFKKMEGMSPGAFRKG
- a CDS encoding transposase; this translates as MEPELFAIMVSEFQNHGCQVLEIGGSDDHVHVLHTLPRAKSVAQVMAAVKAVSSRWMFPRAKQYEWFEWQDGYGTFSADYRHLNKVRRYVRNQRTQHATPGKLDTFKKEYTAMLTEYDYPDFTPEYVFPTP
- a CDS encoding response regulator; this translates as MPGAQLLIVEDDPIIAADLGDRAVELGYEVLALLRHGEAALKFVRSGQVPDLILMDIQLAGAMDGITAAIQLYEEFPQLPLIFLTANTDTATFSSARQARPRAFLSKPIRTNDLVYAIELALDEGLRPNALPLANDPAPAAAPSTDPDGLADPSADERDSAEDLASKNIISLRSGNRLLRLDLGQVRYVKANDYYCQAVMKTGDTMLTMTLKAFLSFLPQNHSFMRVHRSYLINLHHLKEVAQHTVIIAGEEIPVSRNKRKELLERLKEL
- the hisS gene encoding histidine--tRNA ligase — its product is MKPTTLKGTRDFLPSEVRKRDYIFGVIRKHFRTFGYQPIETPVMEDLRTLTGKYGEEGDKLLFKVLNNGDFLRKANADDLAAKDSGKVVTQIAKRGLRYDLTVPFARYVVMHQNDLAFPFKRYAIMPVWRADRPQKGRYQEFYQCDADVVGSDSLLYEAELTQLLDAVFTELGLKAVIRLNNRKILAGLAEIAGMADNMMDMTIAIDKLDKIGEEGVVKELKERGADAGAVEVILQFLKTTDLNEVAPLLSESEVGQQGIAELQETFRLIGTQPTQNRIEFDVTLARGLNYYTGAIFEVAVDTDAPGQEAIKMGSIAGGGRYADLTSIFGMKNMPGVGISFGAERIYDVLEDLNAFPADATEDLQYLLVCLDDEALEHGFGLVSRLRARGVHADLYPTAAKLNKMMKYADQRGVPGVVIIGSNEVATGEYSLKVMATGEQRGIREGEF
- a CDS encoding sensor histidine kinase, coding for MPRNYACIAISLFLVLSSNGLFCQDIWEDPEQLLTALQESSPLDYDDIRAYLQVSYEGPDATDVPRSFLVKADSIAQRANNIVGQAHVKNAWALYHNIYYQTDADFEASISYERQAVDLYEAGGEPLMAARAQIDLGTDLCSIGRYAEAEAPMVAAIPVLEAEAEPLVLSEGYSRMAFLYDGLDEPNEVRRYAQKAFDLVTWEESPYLYLSAADQLVRALVILEEFDAMEEVAATIYAKRALLDNPDDADTYVRIQTERALAKIMNDEPEAALTILNEAFAVHREATGFDDDRLRRFAVPKAYAHHQLLNERQAVEALDDYFGYVRDYEALRISPLAGQVAMELAPYLEARGETDKALAYVRRAYTNQRLADSTEIASLRAERAITFETARKEARILDQDAQLARQRLILTATVAGLLVVLAFGLTLFFLARKLSRRNGEYRKLLTHKEALVKEVHHRVKNNLQMLSSLFRLQESAVTGDTEGEQGARNALKEGSNRINAMGLLHQQLYADDEVTSVDTAVYFEELGKAILSASTAGDQIDLYQDIESVWLDVDLAIPLGLIYNELVTNAVKYAFPGGRSGTIEVNLQVEANDTLIMRVADDGVGLREESTGTRFGSRLISLLAAKMNAELEEVKEVGYGVQVSIPEFSAATIP
- a CDS encoding DUF3667 domain-containing protein, with protein sequence MATPNNEPPERLSFGALIKTFFADLANADRGMLGTVVKLTTYPNEVVDTYLFKDRARFIRPTRYFLFALSVVAASYFVVQLRFGEPLHDFLMPFYEQEYEAGRQQMLDALLAQAEDNNAQAEEFARWYTDAYTSFLKKMTKWFIQYSSYFSLLFIPLNALLYYFVFPRKDYNYTETIVATAYTSAHATLFSVFLIPFFLILSDPFAIAKAYQAIGFLQMAYLLYAIVRVWIDKPSDVLLAIGIQALIFLGIIAFVGQTLYVGGYLKGAMGSQDGLSLKHYLRIIPVIGIGLVVTGGIIARFAKTWRWTIRFGIAGTIITIAGFVLVAISKG